One window of the Micropterus dolomieu isolate WLL.071019.BEF.003 ecotype Adirondacks linkage group LG08, ASM2129224v1, whole genome shotgun sequence genome contains the following:
- the rbbp8l gene encoding DNA endonuclease RBBP8 — translation MNGPADSQWGHSRSDSRSKVIVIAMECFNNLLLKLREVHEREVEGWQMKMQELSNKKGCDTKRMEELFTKNQQMKEQQRLLTENIKTLENRLRAGLCDRCTVTQEVAKRRQQEFEASQIQSLQHISLLAGEMNNLKKENKRLRDEIRNIRATLNRGHSEHPFKRNTTTDVKPNSTTDLSHSSGPVALVTAATNRASHQPADGTVEVKSEGDQRAEEVNHNRHVLHPTVPCRPQPIMSSPVTLPWPLSESPDWAAGTSMAVPPNLPHFPNLVPTSQHASPGRQVFGSSWHKQSTHQPPAREPTVLFRLRSLSEHVESQTKSQEKKELPPSKEKSVSGDVFRETCEVPLDLSERGKSKPSQTPRDDSPIALQGDERAQKSPDKDVKTNPPAHGPVSSPTPVVSPSSSSTQQVEEPTSDHNHKQVKEVKEQEQKEEVNGKTDQNNRKKVPVLTISLRPVVVLETLNSALKMHESLPSNGKSSSPAAQPESNSDEQDKDVSVSGQESVQGCKRKRASVETETDRDSDINNIQQERKIKITVISEKKSPS, via the exons ATGAATGGCCCGGCTGACAGCCAATGGGGCCACAGCAGG TCCGACTCAAGGTCAAAGGTGATTGTAATAGCAATGGAGTGCTTCAACAACCTACTCCTGAAACTACGGGAGGTCCATGAGCGAGAAGTGGAGG GTTGGCAGATGAAAATGCAAGAGCTATCCAACAAAAAAGGCTG TGACACAAAGCGAATGGAGGAACTGTTCACCAAAAACCAGCAGATGAAAGAACAGCAGAGATTACTCACAGAAAACATCAAGACACTGGAAAACAG GCTGAGGGCGGGGCTGTGCGACAGATGTACAGTAACTCAGGAGGTAGCCAAGAGAAGACAACAGGAATTTGAGGCCTCACAAATACAGAGCCTCCAGCACATCTCTCTACTGG CAGGAGAGATGAACAAcctgaaaaaggaaaacaagagaCTAAGAGATGAGATCAGGAATATAAGAGCAACACTCAA CAGAGGTCACAGTGAACACCCCTTCAAAAGAAACACCACCACAGACGTCAAACCAAACAGCACCACTGACCTTTCCCATTCTTCTGGACCTGTGGCCCTGGTCACTGCAGCAACCAACAGGGCCAGCCACCAGCCAGCAGATGGCACTGTTGAAGTAAAATCTGAGGGAGACCAAAGAGCTGAAG AAGTGAACCATAACAGACATGTGCTCCACCCTACTGTCCCCTGCCGTCCTCAACCTATCATGAGCAGCCCTGTCACTCTCCCCTGGCCCTTATCTGAATCTCCCGACTGGGCTGCAGGAACCAGCATGGCAGTGCCACCAAACCTGCCACACTTTCCCAACCTGGTCCCAACTAGCCAACATGCCAGTCCTGGAAGGCAGGTTTTTGGGTCTTCCTGGCACAAGCAGAGCACCCaccagcctcctgccagagagCCAACTGTGTTATTCAGGTTGAGGAGTCTGTCAGAGCACGTGGAGAGTCAAACTAAGTCCCAGGAGAAAAAAGAACTCCCACCATCCAAGGAGAAGAGTGTTTCTGGGGACGTGTTTAGAGAGACTTGCGAGGTGCCTCTGGACCTATCGGAACGAGGAAAGTCCAAACCCAGCCAAACACCAAGAGATGATTCGCCCATAGCCTTACAAGGTGACGAGAGAGCACAGAAGAGCCCTGACAAGGATGTGAAGACAAATCCACCTGCACACGGACCAGTATCATCACCTACTCCTGTCGTCTCTCCCTCATCCTCCTCTACGCAACAAGTAGAAGAGCCTACCAGTGACCACAACCACAAG CAGGTAAAAGAGGTCAAAGAGCAGGAGCAGAAAGAGGAGGTGAATGGAAAGACAGACCAAAACAACAGGAAGAAGGTGCCTGTCCTCACTATATCATTACGTCCAG TAGTAGTGCTGGAGACTCTGAATTCTGCTCTGAAGATGCATGAATCCTTACCATCAAATGGCAAG TCATCGTCACCAGCAGCTCAGCCAGAAAGCAACTCTGACGAGCAGGACAAGGATGTGAGTGTGTCGGGACAAGAAAGCGTCCAGGGCTGCAAGAGGAAGAGGGCATCTGTGGAGACAGAAACTGACAGAGACTCGGACATAAACA ACATCCAGCAGGAGAGGAAGATCAAGATCACAGTGATATCTGAGAAGAAGAGCCCGAGCTAA